The Chitinophaga sp. H8 genome contains a region encoding:
- a CDS encoding DUF1328 family protein, translating to MLRYAVIFFIVAIVAAIFGFGGIAAGAASIAKILFYIFIVLFLISLISGMLKR from the coding sequence ATGTTACGTTATGCAGTCATCTTTTTCATTGTTGCTATCGTTGCTGCCATTTTCGGCTTTGGAGGGATAGCGGCAGGAGCAGCATCTATTGCTAAAATCCTTTTCTACATCTTTATTGTATTATTCCTGATCTCACTTATATCCGGCATGCTTAAAAGATAA
- a CDS encoding DUF695 domain-containing protein → MHKDYRPDWDIYTCHIEDGPAVIGLDLDLRRFAPLKEKPNAVYISVYLNNPREDGFPRGDEFALMGEIEDSLVENLQSKLNAHFVGRTFSNGVRDFYFYAGNTLLHDKFIADTMINFPDYRYDYGVKEDKNWELYFDFLFPDVYEFQRIQNRKVLRTLQKHGDIKEKERPIDHWINFRNEADKALYWERIKDIGFKIEEDSKTSDPEFPVKLHISRVDKADEPNINEVVMTLWELAKELNANYDGWETCIVTT, encoded by the coding sequence ATGCATAAAGATTACCGGCCGGACTGGGATATTTATACCTGTCACATTGAAGATGGTCCTGCTGTAATAGGTCTTGATCTTGATCTGAGGCGTTTTGCGCCCCTGAAAGAAAAGCCCAATGCCGTATACATATCCGTGTACCTGAACAACCCCAGAGAAGATGGTTTTCCACGGGGGGATGAATTTGCTTTAATGGGAGAAATTGAAGATAGCCTGGTAGAAAATCTCCAATCCAAACTCAATGCACATTTCGTAGGGCGGACTTTTTCAAATGGAGTAAGGGATTTTTATTTTTATGCTGGCAATACGCTGCTGCATGATAAATTCATAGCCGATACCATGATCAACTTTCCCGATTACAGGTATGATTACGGGGTAAAAGAGGATAAGAACTGGGAATTATATTTTGATTTCCTGTTTCCGGATGTATACGAGTTTCAACGTATTCAAAACCGGAAAGTACTACGTACACTGCAGAAGCATGGGGATATTAAAGAAAAAGAACGCCCGATAGACCATTGGATCAATTTCCGCAATGAGGCTGATAAAGCCCTGTACTGGGAGCGGATCAAGGACATCGGATTTAAAATAGAAGAAGATAGTAAAACATCTGACCCCGAATTTCCGGTAAAATTGCATATTTCCCGTGTAGACAAAGCTGACGAGCCTAATATTAATGAGGTGGTCATGACGTTATGGGAGCTGGCAAAAGAGTTGAATGCAAATTATGATGGCTGGGAAACCTGTATTGTAACAACCTAG
- a CDS encoding outer membrane beta-barrel family protein, with amino-acid sequence MRYVVMLLIGIMLIIQGQVYAQNQERNKSGEAGVLYGKLLDAQSGKPVEYASVALLRVADSSLVTGMLSKTNGDFRFENVPQGPYLLRINFIGYTTIFKSTAVTAKNIVHDLGNIKLNPNVKSLAAVEVVGEKPAFTMAIDKRVFNVDKNLASIGGTATDVLKQVPSVNVDIDGNVTVRNGAPTIFIDGRPSTLTMDQIPADAIASVEVVTNPSAKYDAEGMSGILNIVLKKNKRAGINGMVSAGISTLGSINGGADLNIRQDKFNFFANYSIRDRKSPTNSRLFRKNILGDTTNYLEQLQNGDFYRKFQTGRIGFDWFIDNRNTISLSESIVGGNFDRTNNQTLNDQDIHQQLVRYGTGIDNSKNSFRNYTTQLGYKHTYEKTGKELTADFTYNRATSKNSSDYSLQYFTPEHVATDNPRRPEQRYGTGNGTTTYLTGQLDYVNPITETAKLEMGLRATSRQFDNLLNTFGKDYTSGNFVLDSALSNNYHYKEMVNAAYVSFTGSKKNFGYQVGLRGEQSFYSGEMKSVKDGSYKIDYPISLFPSIFLSQKLTGDHELQLNYSRRIRRPWFRDLLPNIEYNAQSASRGNPDLKPEFTNSFELSYLKDFNRKHNVLVSVYFRNTNNAITDFYVDTTLVINEQAQRVLLRYPVNAATRNSYGAEFTIRNQITTGWDITTNLNLAQTKVDAKNLADNLTNQGFTWFGKVNSNTRLPWNTTFQVTGKYDSKRILPQGEKAAEYSVDAAIKKDFLKNKALSVSLGINDIFNTERDLSYTNTAFAEQEMYRKRATRELRVNATWRFGKMDTHLFKRKTKGDKENTTQDMNGEGF; translated from the coding sequence ATGCGGTATGTTGTAATGTTGCTGATAGGAATAATGTTGATTATCCAGGGACAGGTATATGCACAAAATCAGGAAAGGAATAAATCCGGTGAAGCAGGTGTGCTTTATGGTAAATTGTTGGATGCACAAAGCGGGAAGCCGGTAGAATATGCTTCTGTAGCGCTCCTGAGAGTAGCCGATTCCAGTCTGGTTACCGGTATGCTGTCCAAAACAAATGGAGATTTCCGCTTTGAAAATGTGCCACAGGGCCCTTATTTGCTCCGGATTAATTTTATTGGGTATACCACTATATTTAAGTCAACTGCTGTTACGGCCAAAAATATTGTACATGATCTGGGTAATATCAAGCTGAATCCAAATGTTAAATCACTGGCGGCGGTAGAAGTAGTAGGCGAAAAGCCTGCTTTCACCATGGCCATTGACAAGCGTGTGTTTAATGTCGATAAAAACCTGGCCAGCATTGGAGGTACCGCTACAGATGTTTTGAAACAGGTACCTTCTGTGAACGTAGATATCGATGGTAATGTAACGGTGCGAAATGGTGCGCCTACTATATTTATCGATGGCCGCCCTTCTACCCTCACGATGGATCAGATCCCGGCAGATGCGATTGCATCTGTGGAAGTGGTGACGAACCCCTCTGCCAAGTATGACGCGGAAGGAATGAGTGGTATCCTGAATATCGTATTGAAGAAAAACAAAAGGGCCGGTATCAATGGAATGGTCAGTGCGGGTATTTCCACCCTTGGAAGCATCAATGGTGGTGCAGACCTGAATATACGGCAGGATAAGTTTAACTTCTTCGCTAACTACAGCATCCGTGACAGAAAATCCCCTACTAACAGCCGCCTGTTCAGGAAAAACATCCTGGGGGATACTACGAATTACCTGGAACAATTGCAGAACGGTGATTTTTACCGGAAGTTTCAGACCGGACGTATCGGTTTTGATTGGTTTATTGATAACCGTAACACTATCAGCCTCTCTGAATCAATAGTGGGTGGCAATTTCGACAGAACCAATAATCAAACCCTGAATGATCAGGATATTCACCAGCAACTGGTACGCTATGGTACTGGTATTGACAACAGCAAAAACAGCTTCCGTAACTATACTACCCAATTAGGCTATAAACATACGTATGAAAAAACGGGTAAGGAACTGACGGCAGATTTCACGTATAACCGTGCTACGAGTAAAAACAGCAGTGATTATTCCTTGCAGTACTTTACTCCTGAGCATGTGGCCACGGACAATCCAAGAAGGCCCGAACAGCGGTATGGTACCGGTAATGGGACTACCACCTATTTAACCGGGCAGCTGGATTATGTCAACCCTATCACGGAAACGGCCAAACTTGAAATGGGATTACGTGCTACCTCCCGACAGTTTGATAATCTGCTGAATACCTTTGGCAAGGATTATACTTCCGGTAATTTTGTACTGGATTCTGCCCTCTCCAATAATTATCATTATAAGGAGATGGTAAATGCTGCTTATGTAAGCTTTACCGGCAGTAAAAAGAACTTCGGTTACCAGGTAGGTTTGAGAGGGGAACAATCTTTTTACAGCGGCGAAATGAAAAGTGTAAAAGATGGTAGCTATAAAATCGATTATCCCATCAGCCTTTTCCCCAGCATATTCCTGTCACAGAAATTAACAGGTGATCATGAACTGCAACTGAATTATAGCCGCCGTATCCGCCGTCCCTGGTTCCGCGACCTGCTGCCTAACATTGAATATAACGCACAGAGTGCCAGCCGGGGGAATCCTGATCTGAAACCGGAATTCACCAACTCATTTGAACTATCTTACCTGAAAGATTTTAATCGCAAGCATAATGTACTGGTGTCTGTATATTTCCGGAATACCAATAATGCGATCACCGATTTTTACGTGGATACAACCCTTGTGATTAATGAGCAGGCACAACGGGTACTATTGCGCTATCCGGTTAATGCGGCTACCCGTAACTCCTATGGGGCCGAATTTACTATCAGGAATCAGATTACCACCGGATGGGATATTACTACCAATTTGAATCTTGCACAAACAAAGGTAGATGCGAAAAATCTGGCAGATAATCTCACTAACCAGGGTTTTACCTGGTTTGGTAAGGTCAACAGCAATACCCGCCTGCCCTGGAATACTACTTTCCAGGTAACGGGTAAGTATGACTCCAAACGGATATTGCCACAGGGCGAAAAAGCAGCAGAATATTCGGTAGATGCTGCCATTAAGAAAGATTTTCTTAAAAATAAAGCCCTCTCTGTTTCCCTGGGTATCAATGATATCTTCAATACAGAAAGAGATCTCAGCTATACCAACACTGCTTTTGCAGAACAGGAAATGTACCGCAAAAGAGCTACCCGCGAACTAAGGGTAAATGCCACCTGGCGTTTTGGTAAAATGGATACCCATCTGTTCAAACGGAAAACGAAAGGCGATAAGGAAAATACCACGCAGGACATGAACGGAGAAGGATTTTAA
- a CDS encoding acyl-CoA thioesterase gives MNTPDTRRTITLRFLAEPVDVNFGGKVHGGAVMKWIDQAGYTCAANWSGQYCVTVYVGGIRFYKPIAIGDLIEINAAIIYTGHTSMHIAINVFAGNPRQQEREKTTHCIMVFAAVDTNGKTIPVPKWIPSTPEDIGMEGYAQKLMALRKDIEEEMKPYL, from the coding sequence ATGAATACACCGGATACCAGACGTACCATTACACTCCGCTTTCTTGCAGAACCTGTTGATGTAAACTTTGGTGGCAAAGTACACGGAGGTGCTGTGATGAAATGGATAGACCAGGCCGGTTATACCTGCGCAGCCAACTGGAGTGGACAATACTGTGTAACCGTTTATGTGGGTGGAATCCGTTTTTATAAGCCCATCGCTATTGGTGACCTTATAGAAATAAATGCTGCCATCATTTATACCGGCCATACCAGCATGCATATTGCAATCAATGTTTTTGCAGGTAATCCCCGCCAGCAGGAAAGAGAAAAGACCACCCACTGTATCATGGTGTTTGCAGCTGTAGATACCAATGGTAAAACAATACCTGTCCCTAAATGGATACCCAGTACTCCGGAAGATATAGGCATGGAAGGATATGCCCAAAAGCTGATGGCTCTGCGTAAAGATATTGAAGAGGAAATGAAACCATATCTTTAA
- a CDS encoding ABC transporter ATP-binding protein, translating into MENEASKKGLQAGSLKKTLRLFKYVKPYWLEFSIGLLFLLISSLAGLAFPKLLGQLVDAGTQGHLTESINRAGLLLVGVLVAQAVFSFFRIMLFVNVTEKTLAALRQHIYNHLIRLPMKFFLQRRVGELSSRISSDISLLQETFTTTIAEFIRQVIIIVGGVILLMSTSFKLTVFMLAVLPVIVIVAIFFGKFIRRFSKEVQEQVAASNTIVEETLQGILNVKAFANEFFEMKRYRQKTDAAARTGMKGGKYRGAFSSFIILGIFGALVAVIWRGAAMGLPTGLLFSFVLYSAFIGASIAGLAEVYSNLQKSIGATEHLLEILDEPAEPIEEQTAIAPAHFLHGQIDFKNVSFHYPSREDIHVLKEISFSVAADQQIALVGPSGAGKSTIVSLLLRLYNPTHGSILFDGKAATSFPLSALRSQMAVVPQDVFLFGGTIRENIAYGKPGATDEEIIHAAKQANAWEFIERIPQGLDTIVGERGIQLSGGQRQRIAIARAVLKNPRILILDEATSALDSESERLVQDALEKLMEGRTSIVIAHRLSTVRQADKIIVLDQGHIVEQGTHHELIRVNGGLYRNLSEMQYTS; encoded by the coding sequence ATGGAAAACGAAGCATCAAAGAAAGGCCTGCAGGCAGGATCATTAAAAAAAACACTCCGGCTCTTTAAATATGTAAAACCTTATTGGCTAGAATTCAGTATCGGCCTGCTCTTCCTCCTTATCTCCAGTTTGGCAGGACTGGCATTTCCCAAGTTATTGGGGCAACTCGTAGACGCAGGTACCCAGGGACATCTGACAGAAAGCATTAACCGGGCCGGTTTATTGCTGGTGGGCGTATTGGTAGCCCAAGCTGTCTTTTCCTTTTTCAGGATCATGCTGTTTGTAAATGTGACAGAGAAAACACTGGCAGCGCTGCGTCAGCATATCTACAACCACCTGATCCGGCTTCCCATGAAATTCTTCCTGCAGCGGCGGGTAGGAGAGCTGAGCAGCCGCATTTCTTCAGACATTTCCCTACTGCAGGAAACGTTTACCACCACTATTGCAGAATTTATACGACAGGTTATTATTATAGTGGGCGGTGTAATTCTGCTGATGAGCACCTCTTTCAAGCTAACTGTATTTATGCTGGCAGTATTGCCGGTGATTGTTATAGTGGCCATATTCTTTGGGAAGTTCATCCGTCGCTTTTCTAAAGAAGTACAGGAACAGGTAGCCGCTTCCAATACCATTGTAGAAGAAACCCTGCAGGGCATATTAAATGTAAAAGCCTTTGCCAATGAGTTTTTCGAGATGAAGCGTTATCGTCAGAAAACCGATGCTGCCGCACGTACCGGCATGAAAGGCGGTAAATACAGAGGTGCTTTTTCTTCCTTTATCATCCTCGGGATTTTTGGCGCCCTGGTAGCTGTCATCTGGAGAGGTGCTGCCATGGGATTACCTACCGGCCTGCTCTTTTCATTTGTATTGTATTCTGCTTTTATTGGTGCTTCTATTGCCGGCCTGGCAGAAGTGTATTCCAATCTCCAAAAAAGTATTGGCGCTACAGAACACCTGCTGGAAATCCTGGATGAACCGGCAGAACCGATAGAAGAACAAACAGCAATAGCACCCGCACATTTTCTCCACGGGCAAATAGACTTTAAAAATGTGTCTTTTCATTATCCCTCCCGGGAAGATATTCATGTACTGAAGGAAATCTCTTTCAGTGTGGCTGCTGATCAGCAAATAGCCCTGGTAGGTCCAAGCGGTGCGGGGAAAAGCACAATTGTGTCCCTATTGTTGAGACTGTATAACCCTACTCATGGCAGTATCCTCTTTGATGGAAAAGCGGCTACCTCCTTTCCCTTATCTGCATTGCGCAGCCAGATGGCCGTGGTACCACAGGATGTATTTCTTTTTGGAGGTACAATCCGGGAAAATATTGCTTATGGCAAACCCGGTGCTACAGATGAAGAAATTATACATGCCGCCAAACAGGCCAATGCCTGGGAATTCATTGAACGGATACCACAGGGACTGGATACCATAGTAGGAGAGCGGGGCATTCAGCTTTCCGGAGGGCAGCGCCAACGCATCGCCATTGCCAGGGCCGTATTGAAAAATCCCAGGATATTAATTTTAGATGAAGCCACTTCAGCCCTGGACTCTGAATCGGAAAGGCTGGTACAGGATGCACTGGAGAAACTAATGGAAGGGCGTACTTCTATTGTCATCGCCCACCGGCTTTCCACCGTAAGACAGGCAGATAAGATCATTGTACTGGATCAGGGACATATCGTAGAACAAGGCACCCACCACGAATTAATCCGGGTAAACGGCGGGCTTTACAGGAATCTGAGTGAGATGCAGTATACGAGTTGA
- a CDS encoding MgtC/SapB family protein gives MEQLLTVIKEDQLLKVGVALAMGAILGLEREYKRKTAGMRTITLICVSCTLFTILSAELGYPNSPDRVASNILTGVGFIGAGVIFKGNFTIDGITTAATIWIAAALGMAIGMSEYWLAGFALLGSLLILTVLEYVEAYIPRINDRRFYAVKYDMDKEPCIDMPGIFNSHKLKFIREAVERKDGMVQEKYAARGTQKNLNLLDSFLYDNKDIRELEIQSNPL, from the coding sequence ATGGAGCAGCTGCTTACTGTAATAAAAGAAGATCAGTTATTGAAAGTGGGTGTGGCCCTGGCAATGGGTGCTATTCTGGGGCTGGAAAGGGAATATAAACGCAAAACGGCTGGCATGCGCACCATCACCCTGATTTGTGTAAGCTGTACCCTGTTTACTATCCTTTCGGCAGAACTGGGATACCCCAACAGCCCCGATCGCGTTGCCTCCAATATTCTTACCGGGGTTGGTTTCATTGGTGCAGGGGTTATTTTTAAAGGCAATTTTACTATTGATGGTATTACTACCGCGGCCACGATATGGATTGCAGCCGCTTTGGGTATGGCCATTGGTATGAGCGAATACTGGCTGGCTGGATTCGCGCTCCTGGGCTCCCTGCTGATATTAACTGTGCTGGAATATGTGGAAGCATATATACCTCGCATCAATGACCGCCGTTTCTATGCCGTAAAATATGATATGGATAAGGAACCATGTATTGATATGCCGGGCATTTTTAATAGCCATAAACTGAAGTTTATCCGGGAAGCGGTAGAAAGAAAAGATGGGATGGTACAGGAAAAATATGCAGCCCGGGGTACCCAGAAAAACCTGAATCTACTGGACAGCTTTTTGTATGATAACAAAGATATCAGGGAATTGGAAATACAGTCTAATCCTTTGTAA
- a CDS encoding DUF763 domain-containing protein, translating to MSRGYADLPLHYGAVPPWLAQRMSLLGGAIVEAIIADYGKAEVVRRLSDPFWFQALGCVMGMDWHSSGITTSVMGALKKAVNPKAKELGIYICGGKGKHSRQTPAELLVMADKTGLPGHELVRCSKLAAKVDNTAVQDGFQLYLHSFIVTDTGEWAVVQQGMNDANGMARRYHWHSATLRSFTEVPHTFIYGHNQGLILNLTDKTAATTKAGMLQLLKEQPSFLLPEVRKLVMPSHHEVRATDVNLKRLGSILAVAHERGLADFESLLLLEGVGPRAIQSLTLVSEVIHGTSSRFEDPARFSFAHGGKDGHPFPVPTRVYDETIRVLRDSLERAKIGNTDKQEAIRKLSVLAQQVEKDFEPNTNFDKVIERERDNSWKYGGRTVMGKAQPPGRKGNGRQLDLFE from the coding sequence ATGAGTAGAGGATATGCAGATCTGCCTTTGCACTATGGTGCAGTCCCGCCCTGGCTGGCACAGCGCATGAGCTTACTAGGAGGCGCTATTGTGGAAGCTATTATAGCAGATTATGGCAAGGCAGAAGTAGTACGCCGTTTAAGTGATCCTTTCTGGTTCCAGGCATTAGGATGTGTAATGGGAATGGACTGGCATTCTTCCGGTATTACTACCAGCGTAATGGGAGCATTGAAAAAAGCAGTGAATCCCAAAGCCAAAGAACTGGGTATTTACATTTGTGGCGGAAAGGGAAAACATTCCCGTCAAACGCCTGCCGAACTGCTGGTAATGGCGGACAAAACCGGATTACCGGGACATGAACTGGTAAGATGTAGCAAACTGGCGGCTAAAGTAGATAATACAGCTGTTCAGGATGGATTTCAATTATACCTGCATTCTTTTATTGTAACGGATACGGGTGAATGGGCAGTGGTGCAGCAAGGGATGAATGATGCAAATGGAATGGCAAGGCGCTACCACTGGCATTCTGCTACACTCCGCTCTTTTACAGAAGTACCACATACTTTTATCTATGGTCATAACCAGGGCCTCATTCTGAATCTTACAGATAAAACTGCCGCTACTACGAAGGCGGGCATGCTGCAATTGTTAAAAGAACAACCCTCCTTCCTGTTGCCGGAAGTGCGTAAACTTGTAATGCCTTCCCATCATGAGGTAAGGGCCACCGATGTTAATCTGAAAAGGCTGGGTAGCATCCTCGCAGTGGCGCACGAACGCGGACTAGCCGATTTTGAATCCCTTTTATTGCTGGAAGGTGTTGGCCCCAGGGCAATTCAGTCCTTAACTCTGGTCAGTGAAGTAATCCATGGTACCTCCTCCCGTTTTGAAGACCCTGCCCGCTTCTCTTTTGCGCATGGCGGAAAAGATGGTCACCCGTTTCCTGTGCCCACAAGGGTCTATGATGAAACGATCCGTGTGTTACGGGATTCCCTCGAACGTGCTAAAATCGGGAATACTGATAAGCAGGAGGCTATCCGGAAATTGTCGGTGTTGGCGCAACAGGTAGAAAAAGACTTTGAGCCTAACACCAATTTCGACAAGGTGATTGAACGGGAACGTGATAATTCCTGGAAATATGGCGGGCGTACCGTAATGGGGAAAGCGCAGCCTCCCGGCAGGAAAGGAAATGGCCGGCAACTGGATTTGTTTGAATAA
- a CDS encoding DUF6496 domain-containing protein, protein MARYSKKAQEQVEKTMHREKKGTLRSGSGAKVKSRKQAIAIALSEAREKGYKVPEKKESSKKATPRKAAAKKAATKKTTTKKAAPKKAAAKKGTRKKATAKKTTA, encoded by the coding sequence ATGGCACGTTATTCCAAAAAAGCACAAGAACAGGTAGAAAAAACCATGCACCGCGAAAAGAAAGGCACATTGCGCAGCGGCAGTGGTGCAAAGGTAAAGAGCCGTAAACAGGCGATTGCAATTGCTTTATCAGAAGCAAGGGAAAAGGGTTATAAGGTTCCGGAGAAAAAGGAAAGCAGCAAAAAAGCAACACCCAGGAAAGCAGCTGCTAAAAAGGCTGCAACAAAAAAGACAACTACTAAAAAAGCAGCGCCTAAGAAGGCGGCCGCTAAAAAAGGTACAAGAAAAAAGGCCACGGCTAAAAAAACAACAGCCTGA
- the nfi gene encoding deoxyribonuclease V (cleaves DNA at apurinic or apyrimidinic sites): MTQDYNQITIPEATALQQELRSKVLIQAPDFPINTVAGADISFNKNSTTVYAGIVVLKFPELQPVAYCLVKKEVTFPYVPGYLAFREVPALLEAWKLLKVKPDVLVVDGHGIAHPRGLGIAAHFGVLTGQPAIGCAKKLLFGKYDEPGEQRGDFSPLLNKGVMIGAVLRTKPNVKPVFVSPGYKMDVPGSLSLITQCIGNYRLPEPTRLAHNAVNHFREGTLPEGCVNTL; this comes from the coding sequence ATGACGCAGGATTATAATCAGATTACCATTCCGGAAGCCACTGCCCTGCAGCAGGAATTACGCAGTAAAGTGTTGATACAGGCACCTGATTTCCCCATCAATACGGTTGCCGGTGCAGATATTTCATTTAATAAAAACAGCACCACTGTATATGCCGGCATTGTAGTGTTGAAATTTCCGGAATTACAGCCCGTAGCTTACTGCCTGGTAAAAAAAGAAGTGACGTTTCCCTATGTGCCGGGATACCTGGCATTCCGGGAAGTGCCGGCATTGCTGGAAGCCTGGAAACTACTGAAGGTAAAGCCGGATGTACTGGTAGTAGACGGGCATGGTATTGCACATCCAAGGGGATTAGGTATTGCTGCACATTTTGGGGTGCTAACAGGACAACCGGCTATTGGTTGTGCCAAGAAACTTCTGTTTGGTAAGTATGATGAACCTGGTGAGCAGCGGGGGGATTTTTCTCCTTTGCTCAATAAAGGGGTGATGATTGGCGCTGTTTTGCGTACGAAACCCAATGTGAAACCAGTTTTTGTTTCTCCCGGTTATAAAATGGATGTACCTGGTAGTTTGTCGCTGATAACACAGTGTATCGGCAATTATCGCTTACCCGAGCCTACCCGCCTGGCGCATAATGCTGTCAATCATTTCCGGGAAGGGACTTTACCCGAAGGATGCGTAAATACTCTTTAG
- a CDS encoding EamA family transporter, whose protein sequence is MKTETGGSHPNKVKLFACLGAVYIIWGSTFLGMKIATEKVPPFLVSGLRFLLAGSILLMIGRLKEKVWPAPRQLLSAILVGALLIGIGNSAVALAVRYMPSGLVALIVAALPAWFIGLDWAFFSKKRPAALTLSGIFVGFVGLFFLFNPFSEDTVRDYPLWPIIIVVAGSVSWAFGSLLVQRLPMPTQITSTAIQMLSGAVLSLLLSAIFEQKWASVFEITPVTLSAYFYLVFLGSLVGFTSYSWLAKNAPTRLTATYAYVNPVVALFLGWLVGKENLTLHAVIASGIVVAGVVLMTMGKQTGLQNDQI, encoded by the coding sequence ATGAAAACGGAAACCGGTGGTTCACACCCCAATAAAGTAAAATTATTTGCATGCCTCGGTGCTGTATACATTATATGGGGCTCCACCTTTCTGGGCATGAAGATCGCCACAGAAAAGGTGCCCCCGTTTCTGGTATCCGGGTTACGTTTTTTGCTGGCCGGAAGTATCCTGTTGATGATAGGCCGGTTAAAGGAAAAAGTATGGCCAGCACCCCGGCAGTTGCTTTCCGCTATCCTGGTAGGAGCGTTGCTGATAGGTATAGGCAACAGTGCAGTAGCGCTGGCCGTGCGCTATATGCCTTCCGGGCTGGTAGCCCTGATTGTAGCTGCATTACCCGCCTGGTTTATTGGGTTGGACTGGGCTTTTTTCAGTAAAAAGCGGCCGGCAGCGCTTACTTTGTCAGGTATCTTTGTTGGCTTTGTAGGTTTGTTCTTCCTGTTCAATCCTTTTTCAGAGGATACCGTACGGGACTATCCGTTATGGCCTATCATCATTGTGGTAGCCGGTTCCGTGAGCTGGGCATTTGGCTCCCTGCTGGTACAACGGCTGCCTATGCCTACCCAGATTACCTCTACCGCCATTCAAATGTTATCCGGCGCTGTATTATCCTTATTACTCAGTGCTATATTTGAACAAAAGTGGGCTTCCGTTTTTGAGATAACGCCGGTTACGCTCTCCGCTTATTTTTACCTGGTGTTCCTGGGATCGCTGGTAGGCTTTACCTCCTACAGCTGGCTGGCCAAAAATGCACCTACCAGGTTAACGGCCACCTATGCATATGTAAACCCGGTAGTAGCCTTATTCCTTGGGTGGCTGGTGGGCAAGGAAAACCTTACCCTGCATGCCGTTATCGCATCCGGGATTGTGGTAGCCGGTGTAGTGCTGATGACAATGGGAAAACAGACCGGATTGCAGAACGATCAGATCTAA
- a CDS encoding decaprenyl-phosphate phosphoribosyltransferase — translation MKYLQLLRPSHWIKNFFLFIPLFFAGEIFNVAKITDLLIAFLSFSITASSIYIINDYRDIEADRKHPKKCKRPLASGAVSKPAALVIFVLSVVIGLALAWYVKPKFLFVTGIYFVLNLLYSFGLKNISILDILILSMGFVLRVKAGGIASEVPTSEWLMVMIFLLALFMAIAKRRDDVLIKVQSGQEMRKAVKGYNLDFMNVMLGLVSAVIIVSYLLYTMSPQTIEHFGTYRLYYTTLFVIAGLLRYLQITYVENNTGSPTKILYKDRFIQLTILLWVLSFYVIIYLLPTNKSFFE, via the coding sequence GTGAAATATTTACAACTACTCAGACCATCCCATTGGATCAAAAATTTCTTCCTGTTCATACCCCTCTTCTTCGCAGGTGAGATTTTTAATGTGGCTAAAATAACTGATCTGCTGATCGCTTTTCTGTCGTTTAGCATCACTGCCAGCAGTATCTATATTATTAACGATTACCGTGATATTGAAGCGGACCGTAAACACCCTAAAAAGTGTAAACGCCCGCTGGCGTCTGGTGCGGTATCTAAACCGGCGGCCCTGGTAATCTTTGTGCTTTCAGTGGTAATCGGACTGGCCCTGGCCTGGTATGTAAAACCTAAGTTCCTGTTTGTAACAGGGATTTATTTTGTTCTGAACCTGTTGTACTCTTTTGGATTGAAAAATATCTCTATCCTGGACATCCTGATCCTCTCCATGGGGTTTGTATTACGGGTAAAAGCCGGTGGGATTGCTTCAGAGGTGCCCACGTCAGAGTGGCTGATGGTGATGATCTTCCTGCTGGCCCTGTTTATGGCCATTGCCAAACGGCGCGATGATGTACTGATTAAAGTGCAGTCTGGCCAGGAAATGCGCAAAGCCGTGAAGGGCTATAACCTGGACTTTATGAATGTAATGTTGGGACTGGTTTCCGCAGTCATCATCGTTTCTTACCTGTTGTATACCATGAGTCCGCAAACGATAGAACACTTCGGTACCTATCGCCTCTATTACACAACGCTTTTTGTAATTGCCGGATTATTACGATATTTGCAAATAACCTACGTGGAGAACAATACTGGTTCTCCCACTAAAATCCTATATAAAGACCGTTTTATTCAATTAACCATACTCCTTTGGGTCCTGAGTTTTTATGTGATCATTTATTTATTGCCCACTAACAAAAGTTTTTTTGAATAA